In Aedes albopictus strain Foshan chromosome 3, AalbF5, whole genome shotgun sequence, the following are encoded in one genomic region:
- the LOC134291361 gene encoding uncharacterized protein LOC134291361 → MVRNYIRKTTRRAWTVTQLTGAIRDVRSGQSTNSVCQKYAIPKRTLRRYLEKQGGTKGNVVLPHLGNFVPIFDEEQEDRLVGIIIRMSDCGYGLTSKDVRSLAFQFAETNNITHPFDMEKQHAGLGWFIGFRRRHPNLALRTPEKTSMARSTGFNRAAVNVFYDNLERIYGSSVYSPDRIWNADETGFSTVPNKSSKVLAVKGRRQVGAISSAERGVNTTVMMTVSAAGQYLPPMFIFPRQRMNDALKIGAPAGSIFECNPSGWSTVSTCTKWFDHFLAYARPTAEAPVLLILDGHSSHTKNVEMIEKAARNNVRILSIPPHTSHKLQPLDVSVMGPLKTKYGQAVDRLLRREPGRVVTVYDVATLVNEAFEATATMKNAVAGFRATGIHPFDTGLFSDADFAAATNLIASNRTADKNVQTEAIKPTPSTAAQFITFSMCENNSYMTTQDKPGHDDLIQVNGCELLQFEIPHQERNEPEFGWEVSGDSEFLTVDPNVYYTVEKNGAVTIQRLEATELNELLTLEEQQLDTNRNSVSLIDHAARDGPDTTKVTKFELSPEPVGPAPVARKRKSQKRKGEQSEELTSTAYRERLLKQSAEKEVKNIKKGQRRNKRKKADTNTDTDVLCPSCGVRFSDSIDGRGWMMCLKCRVWYHSECGSNDEMMCEACS, encoded by the exons ATGGTGCGAAATTATATCCGTAAAACGACCCGTCGTGCGTGGACGGTCACCCAATTGACGGGCGCCATCCGTGACGTCCGATCGGGACAATCTACGAACAGTGTTTGCCAGAAATATGCGATCCCAAAGCGCACTCTTCGTCGCTACCTGGAAAAACAAGGCGGAACAAAAGGAAACGTCGTTCTTCCTCATCTTGGAAACTTTGTTCCAATCTTCGACGAAGAACAAGAGGATCGCCTTGTTGGGATCATAATCCGCATGAGCGACTGCGGCTACGGATTGACCAGTAAGGATGTAAGAAGTCTAGCCTTCCAGTTCGCCGAGACAAACAACATAACACATCCGTTTGATATGGAAAAGCAGCACGCTGGATTGGGGTGGTTCATTGGATTCCGTCGACGCCATCCGAATCTTGCTCTGCGGACACCCGAAAAAACTTCAATGGCTCGCAGTACCGGATTCAATCGCGCAGCAGTGAATGTGTTTTATGACAATTTGGAGAGGATTTACGGAAGCAGTGTTTACTCCCCGGACAGAATCTGGAATGCTGACGAGACTGGGTTTAGCACC gTCCCAAATAAGTCTTCCAAAGTGCTCGCTGTCAAAGGGCGACGACAAGTTGGAGCAATCTCGTCAGCAGAAAGAGGAGTCAACACGACCGTTATGATGACGGTATCTGCTGCTGGCCAGTATTTGCCCCCGATGTTCATTTTCCCCAGACAACGGATGAACGATGCGCTCAAGATTGGTGCTCCGGCTGGCTCGATTTTCGAATGCAACCCAAGTGGATGGAGCACAGTATCTACGTGTACAAAATGGTTTGACCATTTCCTGGCTTACGCAAGACCAACAGCCGAAGCGCCGGTTTTATTGATTCTTGATGGGCACTCCAGCCACACTAAGAACGTCGAGATGATCGAAAAAGCAGCACGAAACAATGTCCGTATCCTGTCCATCCCTCCCCATACTTCCCACAAATTACAGCCGCTCGATGTTTCTGTTATGGGACCATTGAAGACAAAGTATGGCCAGGCCGTCGATCGCCTTTTACGTCGAGAACCAGGACGGGTCGTAACAGTATATGATGTAGCAACATTGGTTAACGAGGCGTTTGAGGCAACCGCAACAATGAAGAATGCCGTAGCAGGATTTCgagctacaggaattcatccattcgACACGGGGTTGTTCTCTGACGCGGACTTTGCCGCCGCTACCAATTTGATCGCATCCAACCGTACTGCGGATAAAAATGTACAAACGGAAGCAATCAAACCCACGCCATCAACTGCAGCTCAG TTTATCACGTTCAGTATGTGCGAGAATAACAGCTACATGACCACGCAGGATAAACCGGGACATGATGATTTGATTCAAGTAAACGGCTGTGAGTTACTTCAGTTTGAGATTCCACACCAAGAACGTAATGAACCCGAGTTCGGATGGGAGGTCAGCGGTGATTCGGAATTTCTAACGGTTGATCCGAACgtttattacactgttgaaaaaaaTGGGGCCGTCACCATTCAAAGGTTGGAAGCAACTGAACTGAATGAGCTTCTGACTCTGGAGGAACAGCAATTGGATACCAATCGGAATTCCGTATCTCTTATTGATCATGCGGCTCGAGATGGACCGGACACTACAAAAGTTACGAAATTTGAGCTGTCCCCCGAGCCGGTTGGTCCTGCACCTGTTGCGCGTAAGCGTAAATCACAGAAACGTAAAGGAGAGCAATCGGAAGAACTAACATCAACGGCTTATCGTGAACGATTGCTTAAGCAAAGCGCAGAAAAGGAagtgaaaaatatcaaaaaaggtCAACGCAGAAACAAACGGAAAAAGGCGGACACCAACACTGATACGGACGTCCTTTGTCCTTCATGTGGAGTACGTTTCAGTGATTCAATAGATGGCAGAGGCTGGATGATGTGCCTCAAATGTCGTGTATGGTATCATAGTGAATGTGGTTCCAACGACGAAATGATGTGTGAGGCGTGTTCTTAA
- the LOC115257818 gene encoding uncharacterized protein LOC115257818, with protein sequence MVRNYIRKTTRRAWTVTQLTGAIRDVRSGQSTNSVCQKYAIPKRTLRRYLEKQGGTKGNVVLPHLGNFVPIFDEEQEDRLVGIIIRMSDCGYGLTSKVVRSLAFQFAETNNITHPFDMEKQHAGLGWFIGFRRRHPNLALRTPEKTSMARSTGFNRAAVNVFYDNLERIYGSSVYSPDRIWNADETGFSTVPNKSSKVLAVKGRRQVGAISSAERGVNTTVMMTVSAAGQYLPPMFIFPRQRMNDALKIGAPAGSIFECNPSGWSTVSTCTKWFDHFLAYARPTAEAPVLLILDGHSSHTKNVEMIEKAARNNVRILSIPPHTSHKLQPLDVSVMGPLKTKYGQAVDRLLRREPGRVVTVYDVATLVNEAFEATATMKNAVAGFRATGIHPFDTGLFSDADFAAATNLIASNRTADKNVQTEAIKPTPSTAAQFITFSMCENNSYMTTQDKPGHDDLIQVNGCELLQFEIPHQERNEPEFGWEVSGDSEFLTVDPNVYYTVEKNGAVTIQRLEATELNELLTLEEQQLDTNRNSVSLIDHAARDGPDTTKVTKFELSPEPVGPAPVARKRKSQKRKGEQSEELTSTAYRERLLKQSAEKEVKNIKKGQRRNKRKKADTNTDTDVLCPSCGVRFSDSIDGRGWMMCLKCRVWYHSECGSNDEMMCEACS encoded by the exons ATGGTGCGAAATTATATCCGTAAAACGACCCGTCGTGCGTGGACGGTCACCCAATTGACGGGCGCCATCCGTGACGTCCGATCGGGACAATCTACGAACAGTGTTTGCCAGAAATATGCGATCCCAAAGCGCACTCTTCGTCGCTACCTGGAAAAACAAGGCGGAACAAAAGGAAACGTCGTTCTTCCTCATCTTGGAAACTTTGTTCCAATCTTCGACGAAGAACAAGAGGATCGCCTTGTTGGGATCATAATCCGCATGAGCGACTGCGGCTACGGATTGACCAGTAAGGTTGTAAGAAGTCTAGCCTTCCAGTTCGCCGAGACAAACAACATAACACATCCGTTTGATATGGAAAAGCAGCACGCTGGATTGGGGTGGTTCATTGGATTCCGTCGACGCCATCCGAATCTTGCTCTGCGGACACCCGAAAAAACTTCAATGGCTCGCAGTACCGGATTCAATCGCGCAGCAGTGAATGTGTTTTATGACAATTTGGAGAGGATTTACGGAAGCAGTGTTTACTCCCCGGACAGAATCTGGAATGCTGACGAGACTGGGTTTAGCACC gTCCCAAATAAGTCTTCCAAAGTGCTCGCTGTCAAAGGGCGACGACAAGTTGGAGCAATCTCGTCAGCAGAAAGAGGAGTCAACACGACCGTTATGATGACGGTATCTGCTGCTGGCCAGTATTTGCCCCCGATGTTCATTTTCCCCAGACAACGGATGAACGATGCGCTCAAGATTGGTGCTCCGGCTGGCTCGATTTTCGAATGCAACCCAAGTGGATGGAGCACAGTATCTACGTGTACAAAATGGTTTGACCATTTCCTGGCTTACGCAAGACCAACAGCCGAAGCGCCGGTTTTATTGATTCTTGATGGGCACTCCAGCCACACTAAGAACGTCGAGATGATCGAAAAAGCAGCACGAAACAATGTCCGTATCCTGTCCATCCCTCCCCATACTTCCCACAAATTACAGCCGCTCGATGTTTCTGTTATGGGACCATTGAAGACAAAGTATGGCCAGGCCGTCGATCGCCTTTTACGTCGAGAACCAGGACGGGTCGTAACAGTATATGATGTAGCAACATTGGTTAACGAGGCGTTTGAGGCAACCGCAACAATGAAGAATGCCGTAGCAGGATTTCgagctacaggaattcatccattcgACACGGGGTTGTTCTCTGACGCGGACTTTGCCGCCGCTACCAATTTGATCGCATCCAACCGTACTGCGGATAAAAATGTACAAACGGAAGCAATCAAACCCACGCCATCAACTGCAGCTCAG TTTATCACGTTCAGTATGTGCGAGAATAACAGCTACATGACCACGCAGGATAAACCGGGACATGACGATTTGATTCAAGTAAACGGCTGTGAGTTACTTCAGTTTGAGATTCCACACCAAGAACGTAATGAACCCGAGTTCGGATGGGAGGTCAGCGGTGATTCGGAATTTCTAACGGTTGATCCGAACgtttattacactgttgaaaaaaaTGGGGCCGTCACCATTCAAAGGTTGGAAGCAACTGAACTGAATGAGCTTCTGACTCTGGAGGAACAGCAATTGGATACCAATCGGAATTCCGTATCTCTTATTGATCATGCGGCTCGAGATGGACCGGACACTACAAAAGTTACGAAATTTGAGCTGTCCCCCGAGCCGGTTGGTCCTGCACCTGTTGCGCGTAAGCGTAAATCACAGAAACGTAAAGGAGAGCAATCGGAAGAACTAACATCAACGGCTTATCGTGAACGATTGCTTAAGCAAAGCGCAGAAAAGGAagtgaaaaatatcaaaaaaggtCAACGCAGAAACAAACGGAAAAAGGCGGACACCAACACTGATACGGACGTCCTTTGTCCTTCATGTGGAGTACGTTTCAGTGATTCAATAGATGGCAGAGGCTGGATGATGTGCCTCAAATGTCGTGTATGGTATCATAGTGAATGTGGTTCCAACGACGAAATGATGTGTGAGGCGTGTTCTTAA